The segment AACAGATTGCGCGGACGCCTTCCCTCACCGGGCGGGCGCCCTCCGGCCGTCCCGTTCCCGCCGGCACCCGACCGGGAGTGCCACGCGTCACGCCATCTCCCGCAGACCTTGCGGACCGAGCCGAACACACCGACCACCTTCCCCTGCGTCCTGCCGCGACGGGCCGTCCATGTCCTCCTCCTCAAACTAGGGTTGGAGCTCCGGCGGCAGAAGGGGGACGGTGCGGTGAAGCGCTTCGAACGGCTCGGGCGGATCCTGCGGATGGACCCGTACGCGGACGCGGCCGAGATCTACCGGCTCACCGCGGCCTACGAGTTCCCGTGGGACATCAGCCGCGCTCTGGAACTGGCCCTGTACCGCACCTACGCGGTCCCCGCCATCGGGCGCCTGCTCGCGGAGACGGCGGAGCTCACCGACCGCACGCAGAAGCGCTACGACGACACCGCCCTGCTGCTCGACGCCGTCGTCGAGCACGGCTTCGACAGCGAGCAGGGACGGACGGCGGTCCGGCGCATCAACCGGATGCACCGCTCCTACGACATCGCCGACGACGACATGCGGTACGTGCTCTGCACCTTCGTCGTCGTGCCGAAGCGATGGATCGACGCCTACGGGTGGCGCCGGCTGTCACGCCACGAGATCGTCGCCGCTGCGGAGTACTACCGCACCCTGGGGCAGCACATGGGCATCAAGGACATCCCAGGAACCTACGAGGAGTTCGAGGCCTGCCTCGACGCGTACGAGGAGGCTCACTTCGGCTGGGACGAGGGAGCGCGGCGGGTTTCGGACGCGACGCTCGCCATGACGGCCTCCTGGTACCCCCGGCCGCTCGCCCCCGTCCTGCGCTCCGCCACCCTCGCGCTCCTCGACGAACCCCTGCTCGAGGCATTCCGCTACGCCCCGCCCGGCCCCGCCGTCCGCGCGGTGGTGCGCGCTGCGCTCCGCGCGCGGGGGCGAGCGGTGCGGCTGCTGCCGCCGCGCCGCGCACCGCACCACGCGCGGCAGAACCGGGAGATCAAGGGCTATCCGAACGGCTACCGGCTGGCCGAACTGGGCACCTGCCCGGTCCCCGGCGTCCGGGGCTGTCCCGTCCGGCACACCGGTGGGCCGGACGGCGGATGAGATGACGTGGCGCGCCGCCCGTCGGGTGCGCGCCGCGGGACGGTGAGCGCTCAGGGTTCGCGGACGGCGAGGGCGAGGAAACGGGAGTCCTCGTCGGCGTACGACGTCATGCGCCAGCCGGAACCGGCCAGCAGCGGCCGGAGGTTGGCTTCCGCGCGCAGGTCCTCCGGTGTGATCCGCCGTCCCTGCCGGGCCGCGAGTGCCGCCCGGCCGATCGGGTGGAACAGCGCCAGCGTGCCACCGGGACGCACCACCCTCGCCAACTCCCGCAGGTTCTCCTGCGGCCGGGGCAGATGGGCCACGAGGCCCGCCGCGAACACCGCGTCCAGTACCGCGGAACGCAGCGGCAGGCAGGCCACGTCGGCGAGCACCAGGTGGCCGTCCCGTCCCCGGCCGGCCCGTACGGCGGCCGTCAGCATGGCCGACGTGAGATCCACGCCGACGACCACTCCGGTGGGCCCGACGGCCTCGCGCAGCGGGGGCAGAGCCCGTCCGGTGCCGCAGCCGGCGTCCAGCACCCGGTCCCCGGGGCGCAGACCGAGGTCGCCGACCGCCGCGGCGTAGGCCGGACCGTCGTCCGGGAAGCGGCGGTCCCAGTCCGCGGCCCGTGCGCCGAAGAACTCCTGCACGCGTGTGTGGTCGTCGCTCATGCTCCGCATGATCCCTCACCGACACGGACGACGCCTCGGCGCACACGTTCGAGCGTGACCCGATCGTTCCGGCGCAGTACTGCGCCACATTCCAACCGCTTTCGAAATGCGCCCCCTTCGTGCTCCCGTGCCCCGGCTAGCGTCCCCTGGCCATGGGACACCTGGACCACGCAGCCTTCGGCTGGCTGACCCCCGTGCTGTCGTACGTCATGGCCTGCGTCGGGGCCGCTCTCGGGCTGCGCTGCACCGTGCGCGCCCTCGCAGCCACCGGGCGCTCGCGCCGCAACTGGCTCGTCACCGCCGCCTCGGCGATCGGCACCGGCATCTGGACCATGCACTTCGTGGCCATGCTCGGCTTCGCCGTCGGCGGCACCGACATCCGCTACGACGTCCCGCTGACCGTACTCAGCCTCGTCGTCGCCATGGCCGTCGTCTGCGCCGGTGTCTTCGCCGTCGGATACGGCCGAGACCGCACGCGCGCGTTGCTGATCGGCGGACTCACCACCGGCCTGGGGGTGGCCAGCATGCACTACCTGGGCATGGCCGCCGTCCGGCTGCACGGCGCCGTCACCTACGACCCCGTGCGCGTCGGACTCTCCGTCCTGATCGCCGTCGTCGCGGCGACCGCGGCCCTCTGGGCGGCCCTCAACATCAGGTCGCCCCTCGCGGTCACCCTCGCCTCGCTCGTCATGGGGGCGGCGGTCACCAGCATGCACTACACCGCCATGTTCGCGGTGAACGTCCGGGTCACGCCCTCCGGCGCGACGCTGCCCGGGGCCACGGCGATGCAGTTCATCTTCCCCCTCGCCGTCGGCCTCGGGTCCTACCTCTTCCTGACCTCGGCCTTCGTCGCGCTGTCGCCCACCTCGGGGGAGCGCGAGGCGTCCGCCTCGGCACAGCAACCGATGGACAGCCCCACCGGACGACAGCAGGCCTGGCCCGTCTGACGCGACCGGTCCGCCCCGAACCCCTTCCGAGCGAGGAGGCCATGCGTACACCCCGTAGGACCCCCACGGCAGGCGCCGACGCGCCGCCCCCCGCGCGCGGGCGCCGTGCCCACGCCGGACCCCCCGCCGACGAGAGTCCGTCCGACCGGACGGACGGCCCGACGGGCGGACCGGCGGACGCGGCACCCCCGCGCGCGGCACGCTGGCCCGTCCGCCCGCGCACCGTACGCGCCAAGATCGTCTGCCTCCTGATGGTGCCGGTCGTCTCCCTGCTGGCCCTGTGGGCGTACGCCACCGTCAGCACCGCCCAGGACGTCTCCCGGCTGCGCCAGTTGCAACGGGTGGACTCCGAGGTCCGGGCCCCCGTGGCGGCCGCCGTGGCAGCGCTCCAGGCGGAGCGCGCCTCAGCCGTGCGGTACGCGACCCGTCCGGCGCCCGGGCAGGACGGCGACCTGAGGACGCTCGCCGAACGCACGGACCGCGCGGTGTCGGCCCTGCGGCTCGGTGACGACAGCACCGTCGCCGACGCCCAGGAACTGCCCGAGGGCGTGGCCCGGCGGCTCGAGACCTTCGTCTCCGGAGCCGAGACGCTGCCCTCGCTGCGGACCTCGGTGCTCGGCGGCGGCGCCGACTGGCAGGAGACGTACGCCCGGTACACGAGCACGATCTCGGCCGCCTTCTCGGTCGGTGGCGCCCTCTCCGGCATCCAGGACGCCGAACTCGGCTCCGACGCGCGCGTGCTGCTGGAGTTCTCCCGCGCGGGGGAGGCGCTCGCCCAGGAGGGCGCCGTACTCGCCGGCGCCCGCCTGTCCGGGCGGCTCGACGGGGACGGACTGCGGCTCTTCACCGGCGCCGTCGGCACCCGCCGCACCCTGACCGAATCGGCCGTCGCGGACCTGCGCGGAGCCGAACGCACCGCCTGGCAGCGCCTCGCCGCGGGCAGCGCCTACGCGTCCCTGTACGCCGCCGAGGACAAGGTGCTCGCCCGGGACCCGGGCGCGAAGGCACTCGCCGCTGCTCCCGCGGCCGTCTGGGACAACGCCCACGCACGCGTGCAGGGCGGCATGCGGACCATCGAGGCGGAGACGGGGCGCGGCGTCGCCGACCGCGCCGACCCGTTCACCCGGGGGCTGCTCACCTCGGCCGGCGCGGCGGTCCTGCTGGGGCTCGCCGCCGTCGTCGCCTCACTCGTCGTCTCCGTGCGCATCGGCCGCGGACTCGTCGTCGAACTGGTCGGTCTGCGCAACAGCGCGCTGGAGATCGCCCGGCGCAAGCTCCCGGAGGCCATGCGCAGACTGCGCGCCGGGGAGGAGATCGACGTCCGCGCCGAAGCACCGACGGGACCCGCGGCGGAGGACGAGACCGGTCAGGTCGCCGAGGCCCTCGCCACGGTCCACCGGGCGGCGCTGCGGGCCGCCGTGGAGCGCGCCGAACTCGCCGGCGGCATCTCCGGGGTGTTCGTCAACCTCGCGCGCCGCAGCCAGGTCCTGGTCCACCGTCAGCTGAGGCTCCTGGACAGCATGGAGCGCCGCTCCGACGACCCGAACGAGCTGTCCGACCTCTTCCGCCTCGACCACCTCACCACCCGTATGCGGCGCCACGCGGAGAGCCTGATCATCCTCTCCGGGGCCGCGCCCGGCCGGGCCTGGCGCATGCCGGTGTCCCTCACCGACGTGGTCCGCGCCGCCGTCTCCGAGGTCGAGGACTATGCGCGCGTGGAGGTACGGCAGTTGCCCGAAACGGCCGTCATCGGGACCGCCGTCGCCGACCTCACCCACCTGCTCGCCGAACTCGTCGAGAACGCGGCCCAGTTCTCGCCCCCGCACACGCGTGTGCGGGTCACCGGTGAGCCGGTCGGCAACGGATACGCCGTCGAGGTGGAGGACCGCGGCCTGGGCATGGGCAAGGAGACCCTCAGCGAGGCCAACCGCCGTATCGCGCAGTCCGAGGCGCTGGACCTCTTCGACAGCGACCGGCTCGGGCTGTTCGTCGTCAGCAGACTCGCCGCCCGGCACGACATCAAGGTGCATCTGCGCACCTCGCCCTACGGCGGGACCACGGCCGTGGTCCTGCTGCCGACGGCCCTGCTGCACACCGGCAAGCCGGAACGTTCCGCCCCGGAAGCGACGGAGGCGGAACCGCCCGCGCAACGCGTGCAGGCGCGCGTGTCCGCCCCCGACCGGTCCATCGCCGCCGACCGGTCCATCGCCCCCGACCGGTCCATCGCCGCCGACCGTCCCACGGCCACCGACCGGCCCGTCGCCGTTCCCCGGCAGGAAGCCGTCCCCGCCGCCGCCGACCGCCCCGCGCTGGCGGCTCCCGCCCGGGCCGCGGAACCCGCGGCCGCCGGCCCCACGCCTCCCGGAGTCACCACCTTGCGCCTGCACCGTCCCCCGGACGACCCCGACGGATCGGACGACCTCCCGCGCCGGGTCCGGCAGACCCACCTCGCCCCCCAACTGCGCAGGCAGCCCGCGGAGGAACCGGCCGAGCCGTCCGGCCCACGCGGCGGCGAAGGACGTACCCCCGAACTCGTACGCGACCGGATGTCCGCCTACCGGGACGGCTGGGCCCGGGGCGGCGGCAGACGACCCGGCCGCGGATCCCGCCCGCACCCCGGAGCGGGCAGTGACAGCAGCGAAGGAGACCACGGATGATCCAGGATCCGAGCACGAGGCCGGCCCAGCGGTCCGGTGAACTGGACTGGCTGCTGGACGACCTGGTGATGCGGGTGAGCGAGGTACGGCACGCGGTGGTGCTGTCCAACGACGGCCTCGCCGTGGGCGCCTCCACCGACCTCAGGAGGGAGGACGCCGAACACCTCGCCGCCGTGGCCTCCGGCTTCCACAGCCTCGCCAAGGGCGCGGGGCGCCACTTCGGGGCGGGCGGGGTACGCCAGACGATGGTGGAGATGGACGACGGCTTCCTCTTCGTGGCCGCCGCGGGCGACGGCTCCTGCCTGGCCGTCCTCACCGCGGTGACCGTCGACATCGGCATGGTCGCGTACGAGATGGCCCGGCTGGTCAAGCGGGTCGGTGAGCATCTCTACTCGGCACCACGCCTCGCCTCGCGGCCGCCCGCCGCCGGATGAGACGAGAGAGCGACCCGCGCAGATGACCGAGGACATGACCGGCCCCCCGCGTGAGCCGGGCAGCCAGTGGTACGACAACGAGGCCGGCCCGCTCGTGCGCCCCTACGCCATGACGGGCGGGCGCACGAAACCCGGGCCCACCGGAGTGCGTTTCGACCTGATAGCGCTGGTCACCCTGGACCCCGGCGCACCGGGCACGGACGGCGCGGCGCTCGGACCGGAACACCGCGCCCTCATCGCCCTGTGCCGCAAGGAGACCCAGTCCGTCGCCGAACTGTCGGCCGGCGCGGACCTTCCCGTGGGCGTGGTCCGGGTGCTCCTCGGAGATCTGCTGGAACTCGGCCGCGTCAGGGTCAGCCGCCCCGTGCCGCCCGCACAACTGCCCGACGAGCGGATCCTGCGCGAAGTCATCGAGGGGCTGCGCGCCTTGTAGCCGACACCTCGGAGCATCCCGGACGCGTACGGACGCACCGCACACCGACTCGGGCACGTCTTCGGACCCGGAGCGGACAAAAGTCGGTCACATCAGGCGGACAGCGGTCGAACCCCTCACGGGAGCACCGCGGTTGTCATGATGCTGACTTCGCAGCGCGGCGCCGAGACCGCGCGTGAGCCCGG is part of the Streptomyces asoensis genome and harbors:
- a CDS encoding oxygenase MpaB family protein, whose amino-acid sequence is MKRFERLGRILRMDPYADAAEIYRLTAAYEFPWDISRALELALYRTYAVPAIGRLLAETAELTDRTQKRYDDTALLLDAVVEHGFDSEQGRTAVRRINRMHRSYDIADDDMRYVLCTFVVVPKRWIDAYGWRRLSRHEIVAAAEYYRTLGQHMGIKDIPGTYEEFEACLDAYEEAHFGWDEGARRVSDATLAMTASWYPRPLAPVLRSATLALLDEPLLEAFRYAPPGPAVRAVVRAALRARGRAVRLLPPRRAPHHARQNREIKGYPNGYRLAELGTCPVPGVRGCPVRHTGGPDGG
- a CDS encoding nitrate- and nitrite sensing domain-containing protein — encoded protein: MRTPRRTPTAGADAPPPARGRRAHAGPPADESPSDRTDGPTGGPADAAPPRAARWPVRPRTVRAKIVCLLMVPVVSLLALWAYATVSTAQDVSRLRQLQRVDSEVRAPVAAAVAALQAERASAVRYATRPAPGQDGDLRTLAERTDRAVSALRLGDDSTVADAQELPEGVARRLETFVSGAETLPSLRTSVLGGGADWQETYARYTSTISAAFSVGGALSGIQDAELGSDARVLLEFSRAGEALAQEGAVLAGARLSGRLDGDGLRLFTGAVGTRRTLTESAVADLRGAERTAWQRLAAGSAYASLYAAEDKVLARDPGAKALAAAPAAVWDNAHARVQGGMRTIEAETGRGVADRADPFTRGLLTSAGAAVLLGLAAVVASLVVSVRIGRGLVVELVGLRNSALEIARRKLPEAMRRLRAGEEIDVRAEAPTGPAAEDETGQVAEALATVHRAALRAAVERAELAGGISGVFVNLARRSQVLVHRQLRLLDSMERRSDDPNELSDLFRLDHLTTRMRRHAESLIILSGAAPGRAWRMPVSLTDVVRAAVSEVEDYARVEVRQLPETAVIGTAVADLTHLLAELVENAAQFSPPHTRVRVTGEPVGNGYAVEVEDRGLGMGKETLSEANRRIAQSEALDLFDSDRLGLFVVSRLAARHDIKVHLRTSPYGGTTAVVLLPTALLHTGKPERSAPEATEAEPPAQRVQARVSAPDRSIAADRSIAPDRSIAADRPTATDRPVAVPRQEAVPAAADRPALAAPARAAEPAAAGPTPPGVTTLRLHRPPDDPDGSDDLPRRVRQTHLAPQLRRQPAEEPAEPSGPRGGEGRTPELVRDRMSAYRDGWARGGGRRPGRGSRPHPGAGSDSSEGDHG
- a CDS encoding class I SAM-dependent methyltransferase; the protein is MSDDHTRVQEFFGARAADWDRRFPDDGPAYAAAVGDLGLRPGDRVLDAGCGTGRALPPLREAVGPTGVVVGVDLTSAMLTAAVRAGRGRDGHLVLADVACLPLRSAVLDAVFAAGLVAHLPRPQENLRELARVVRPGGTLALFHPIGRAALAARQGRRITPEDLRAEANLRPLLAGSGWRMTSYADEDSRFLALAVREP
- a CDS encoding DUF742 domain-containing protein, yielding MTEDMTGPPREPGSQWYDNEAGPLVRPYAMTGGRTKPGPTGVRFDLIALVTLDPGAPGTDGAALGPEHRALIALCRKETQSVAELSAGADLPVGVVRVLLGDLLELGRVRVSRPVPPAQLPDERILREVIEGLRAL
- a CDS encoding roadblock/LC7 domain-containing protein, with amino-acid sequence MIQDPSTRPAQRSGELDWLLDDLVMRVSEVRHAVVLSNDGLAVGASTDLRREDAEHLAAVASGFHSLAKGAGRHFGAGGVRQTMVEMDDGFLFVAAAGDGSCLAVLTAVTVDIGMVAYEMARLVKRVGEHLYSAPRLASRPPAAG
- a CDS encoding MHYT domain-containing protein, coding for MGHLDHAAFGWLTPVLSYVMACVGAALGLRCTVRALAATGRSRRNWLVTAASAIGTGIWTMHFVAMLGFAVGGTDIRYDVPLTVLSLVVAMAVVCAGVFAVGYGRDRTRALLIGGLTTGLGVASMHYLGMAAVRLHGAVTYDPVRVGLSVLIAVVAATAALWAALNIRSPLAVTLASLVMGAAVTSMHYTAMFAVNVRVTPSGATLPGATAMQFIFPLAVGLGSYLFLTSAFVALSPTSGEREASASAQQPMDSPTGRQQAWPV